In Trichocoleus desertorum NBK24, the following are encoded in one genomic region:
- a CDS encoding formylglycine-generating enzyme family protein, with product MPERSQHPSPFNFPALQTQEVEVVTLGFDPQPEGLRLFEFEFARLEPVGGQKSSSLLQTLFSKEQPPPTQWLVRRRQEQAWRWLEELTDDLWLEMVAIPAGKFMMGSPKHEPERSPAENPQHQVTIKSFLMARYQVTQTQWRCVAESLPAINRELDPNPSHSKGEKHPVEQVSWYDAVEFCDRLSSHTGRTYRLPSEAEWEYACRAGTTTPFYFGETLLPDLANYDRLKARATTKPVDSFVHVGNAFGLAQMHGNVWEWCADHWHDTYAGAPTDGSAWLSEDQNLGRVRRGGSWFNDPEDCRSAHRTHFPPDYGYFSLGFRVACTVPVLP from the coding sequence ATGCCAGAGCGATCGCAGCATCCTTCACCTTTCAACTTCCCAGCGTTACAGACTCAAGAAGTAGAGGTTGTCACGCTCGGTTTTGATCCTCAGCCTGAAGGATTACGACTCTTTGAGTTTGAGTTCGCAAGGCTCGAACCTGTAGGAGGCCAAAAGTCGTCCAGCCTTTTGCAAACTCTTTTTTCTAAGGAGCAACCCCCTCCTACTCAATGGTTGGTGCGGCGACGACAAGAGCAAGCTTGGCGCTGGTTAGAAGAACTTACAGATGACCTTTGGCTAGAAATGGTTGCGATTCCAGCCGGGAAATTCATGATGGGATCTCCTAAGCATGAACCAGAGCGATCGCCTGCTGAAAACCCACAACATCAAGTCACAATCAAGAGTTTTTTGATGGCACGCTATCAAGTGACCCAAACTCAATGGCGCTGTGTAGCAGAATCACTCCCAGCTATCAACCGGGAATTAGACCCTAATCCATCTCACTCGAAGGGAGAAAAACACCCGGTAGAGCAAGTGTCTTGGTATGATGCCGTAGAGTTTTGCGATCGCCTCTCCAGTCATACAGGTCGCACCTACCGTTTGCCGAGCGAAGCAGAGTGGGAATATGCGTGTCGAGCCGGAACTACTACGCCGTTTTATTTTGGGGAGACGCTCCTTCCTGATCTGGCAAACTATGACAGGTTAAAGGCTCGTGCAACAACAAAACCAGTTGATTCATTTGTCCATGTGGGTAATGCCTTTGGGTTAGCTCAGATGCATGGCAATGTTTGGGAATGGTGTGCAGATCATTGGCATGACACTTATGCGGGGGCACCGACAGATGGCAGCGCCTGGTTAAGTGAAGATCAAAATTTAGGCCGTGTCAGACGGGGTGGCTCTTGGTTTAACGATCCGGAAGATTGTCGCTCTGCCCATCGCACCCACTTTCCACCCGATTATGGCTACTTTAGCTTAGGTTTTCGAGTCGCTTGCACTGTCCCCGTCCTGCCTTAA
- a CDS encoding formylglycine-generating enzyme family protein, translating to MVTCPNLKPKLILQRRRQAVQFFVEPLSQAVGIEMILIPAGNFWMGSPKDEPGHNKAEEPQHAVTVPTFFMGKYSVTQAQWKIAAALPVVDRELQLAPSQYEGEHHPAEKISWYEAVEFCARLSGFTGRTYRLPTEAEWEYACRAGTTTPFHFGETMTPDLANYNNNHKYDLKHRKPWWPKNTSPVNYHAIANAFGLCDMHGNVSEWCADHRHTSYEGAPADGSAWLSEDESSSRIRRGGSWMENLEYCRSAYRDNAPPTTSMFNIGFRVVCSI from the coding sequence ATGGTGACCTGTCCCAACCTCAAGCCCAAACTTATCCTTCAGCGTCGTCGTCAAGCGGTTCAATTTTTTGTTGAACCATTAAGTCAAGCGGTTGGCATTGAAATGATTTTGATCCCAGCAGGCAACTTCTGGATGGGATCGCCCAAAGATGAACCAGGCCACAATAAAGCTGAAGAACCACAACATGCAGTCACGGTTCCCACCTTTTTTATGGGGAAATATTCTGTGACTCAGGCACAGTGGAAGATTGCGGCAGCATTACCAGTGGTCGATCGAGAGTTGCAGCTAGCACCGTCTCAATATGAGGGAGAACACCACCCGGCTGAAAAAATCTCTTGGTATGAGGCTGTCGAGTTTTGTGCTCGTTTATCGGGCTTCACAGGTCGTACCTATCGTTTGCCGACGGAGGCAGAGTGGGAGTATGCCTGCCGTGCAGGAACCACCACGCCATTCCATTTTGGGGAGACGATGACTCCTGATTTGGCAAACTATAACAACAACCATAAATACGATCTCAAGCATCGCAAACCGTGGTGGCCCAAAAATACAAGCCCTGTCAACTACCATGCGATCGCCAATGCTTTTGGGTTATGTGACATGCATGGTAACGTCTCGGAGTGGTGCGCAGATCATCGACACACCAGCTACGAGGGCGCACCCGCAGATGGCAGCGCTTGGCTCAGTGAAGATGAAAGTAGCTCTCGCATCAGACGGGGTGGCTCTTGGATGGAGAATTTAGAGTATTGTCGTTCTGCTTATCGGGACAACGCCCCGCCTACAACGTCGATGTTTAATATTGGTTTTCGCGTGGTTTGTAGTATCTAA
- a CDS encoding DUF4112 domain-containing protein, whose product MNNAERLLTLNRIRKLSRLMDTAIRIPGIGFRIGLDPIIGLIPGAGDVVSTAFSAYIIFLAARFKLPAPVLYRMVFNSGLEAVVGSVPLIGDLFDAFYKSNIRNLALLEQHLQIVNPALEATPEVVSVPR is encoded by the coding sequence ATGAACAACGCTGAACGCCTCCTTACTCTCAATCGCATCCGTAAGCTCAGTCGCTTAATGGACACCGCAATTCGGATTCCGGGTATCGGTTTTCGGATTGGTTTAGACCCGATTATTGGGTTGATCCCTGGGGCAGGAGATGTGGTAAGTACCGCTTTCTCGGCTTACATCATTTTTCTGGCTGCCCGGTTTAAGCTGCCTGCACCTGTGCTATATCGCATGGTCTTCAACAGCGGCTTAGAAGCTGTAGTGGGTTCTGTTCCCCTGATTGGTGATCTGTTCGACGCTTTTTATAAATCGAACATCCGGAATCTAGCGCTCCTAGAACAGCACTTGCAAATCGTGAACCCAGCCCTAGAAGCAACTCCAGAGGTTGTTTCTGTACCTCGCTAG
- a CDS encoding NblA/ycf18 family protein, which translates to MNSPAQLSLEQEFSLRSFADQVQLMSREQAQEFLVSLYEQMMMREKMYQEFLKHEWGLDTPENWL; encoded by the coding sequence ATGAATTCCCCCGCCCAACTATCTTTAGAACAAGAATTTAGTCTCAGAAGCTTTGCAGATCAAGTTCAGCTCATGTCCCGTGAACAAGCCCAGGAGTTTCTAGTCAGCTTGTATGAGCAAATGATGATGCGGGAGAAAATGTATCAAGAATTTCTCAAGCATGAGTGGGGCTTAGATACTCCAGAAAATTGGCTCTAA
- a CDS encoding fatty acid desaturase — MQNLNLELKESPTIPLASYAGILVAAIIISLWLGSLVWCFTIDISSLQVFGLIPAILIRTFLHTGLFITAHDAMHGTISKNRQINEGIGTFASALYALLPYQDLLANHRLHHRAPATEKDPDFYDQEPQTIWAWYFHFMKSYLSGKQSWILLIGMSVVFYTLLFGFKVSLANLLLFWLLPLLLSSCQLFYFGIYLPHRKPTTGYTNRHRATSLNCLSVWSFLTCYHFGYHWEHHEYPDVPWYGLPTVRRSLS; from the coding sequence ATGCAAAATTTAAATCTTGAATTAAAGGAATCACCTACGATTCCTTTAGCTTCTTATGCGGGAATTTTAGTTGCTGCCATTATTATTAGCCTATGGTTAGGCAGCTTAGTCTGGTGTTTCACTATTGATATTTCTAGTTTACAAGTTTTCGGTTTAATTCCTGCAATTCTAATCAGAACTTTTTTGCATACGGGTTTGTTCATTACAGCTCATGATGCGATGCACGGAACTATCTCTAAAAATCGTCAAATCAATGAAGGGATTGGTACCTTTGCTTCCGCTCTTTATGCCTTGTTGCCTTATCAAGATCTTTTAGCAAATCATCGCTTGCACCATCGCGCCCCAGCGACCGAGAAAGATCCAGACTTTTACGATCAAGAGCCTCAGACCATTTGGGCTTGGTATTTTCACTTTATGAAAAGCTACTTGTCAGGCAAGCAAAGTTGGATCTTGCTCATTGGCATGAGCGTTGTTTTTTACACGTTGCTGTTTGGGTTTAAAGTTTCTTTGGCGAATTTATTGTTGTTTTGGTTGTTGCCTCTGCTCTTAAGCTCCTGTCAACTCTTTTACTTTGGGATTTATTTACCTCATCGTAAACCCACAACAGGTTATACAAATCGCCATCGAGCTACTAGCCTCAATTGTTTGAGTGTGTGGTCATTTCTCACCTGCTATCACTTTGGCTACCACTGGGAGCATCACGAATATCCCGATGTGCCTTGGTACGGGTTACCCACGGTGCGGAGAAGCCTATCTTAG
- a CDS encoding pentapeptide repeat-containing protein codes for MLPTTTSDLLAFSSRFLEQEAGDRLQILKQLGLARYADFMLLMPNADANVACVMRFFADPSRVKFPDLRGVELAGLALDGANLIRANLTGAKLKGSSLVKADLIYAQLQEADLRQADLRGATLNKTSWVGAEVEGCHLGVGVGLTDEQRQDLQERGALLEPWFK; via the coding sequence ATGCTGCCCACGACCACATCAGATTTGTTAGCCTTCTCTAGCCGTTTTCTGGAACAAGAAGCGGGCGATCGCCTGCAAATATTGAAGCAGTTGGGATTAGCTCGCTATGCCGATTTCATGTTACTGATGCCCAACGCTGATGCTAATGTTGCTTGTGTAATGCGCTTTTTTGCTGATCCGAGTCGAGTTAAGTTTCCTGATTTGCGCGGTGTGGAGCTAGCAGGTTTAGCTCTGGATGGAGCAAATTTGATTCGAGCCAATTTGACAGGGGCAAAGCTAAAGGGCAGCAGTTTGGTCAAGGCAGACTTGATCTACGCACAGTTGCAGGAGGCTGATCTTAGACAGGCAGACCTGCGAGGGGCAACGCTCAACAAAACCAGTTGGGTGGGGGCTGAGGTGGAAGGTTGCCATTTGGGTGTAGGAGTGGGTCTGACAGATGAGCAGCGGCAAGACTTACAAGAGCGTGGTGCTTTGTTGGAACCTTGGTTTAAATAA
- a CDS encoding HD family hydrolase, whose product MPSNRLAQQIAFIVEIDKLKRILRQTLLTDASRQENSAEHSWHIALMAIVLAEYAPEGVDLLRAVKLLLIHDLVEIDAGDTFCYDLSGNQSKAERELAAADRLFGLLPLEQGAELRSLWEEFEAQLTPEAKFAAALDRLQPILNNQQTGGYSWKKHGITSEQVFWRMQPVQSGAPELWPLVEQIVADCVAAGYLQSLPQAESVSS is encoded by the coding sequence GTGCCATCCAACCGACTCGCTCAACAAATTGCGTTCATTGTCGAAATTGACAAACTGAAACGGATTTTGCGGCAAACGCTGCTCACCGATGCTTCACGGCAGGAAAATAGTGCTGAACACTCGTGGCATATTGCGCTGATGGCGATCGTGCTAGCTGAGTATGCTCCTGAAGGGGTGGATTTATTACGGGCTGTCAAATTACTGTTGATTCACGATTTAGTAGAAATTGATGCGGGTGACACGTTCTGCTATGACCTCAGCGGCAACCAAAGCAAAGCAGAGCGGGAACTAGCGGCTGCCGATCGCCTGTTTGGGCTGTTACCTCTAGAACAAGGAGCTGAGTTGCGATCGCTCTGGGAAGAGTTTGAAGCTCAACTGACTCCAGAAGCTAAATTTGCCGCTGCCCTCGATCGCTTACAACCGATTCTGAATAATCAGCAAACGGGGGGATATTCTTGGAAAAAGCATGGCATTACATCGGAGCAAGTATTTTGGCGTATGCAGCCTGTCCAGTCAGGTGCACCGGAGTTGTGGCCTTTAGTTGAGCAAATTGTGGCGGATTGTGTGGCGGCAGGTTATCTGCAATCACTTCCCCAAGCTGAGTCTGTTAGCAGTTAG
- a CDS encoding thioesterase family protein encodes MPFTYPRTIRFQDTDAAGVVYFANVLVMCHEAYEASLMASGISLKEFFSNAAIAIPIVHAEVDFFRPMFCGDQELIYLTPTLISDQEFRIDYQVFADGSSDRPLSQAHTRHVCINPAIRKRENLPEMMRQWLKQWSDSEAN; translated from the coding sequence ATGCCTTTTACCTATCCTCGAACCATTCGCTTTCAAGACACTGATGCGGCGGGTGTTGTTTACTTTGCAAATGTACTAGTGATGTGTCATGAAGCCTATGAAGCTTCTTTAATGGCATCAGGAATTAGTTTGAAAGAATTCTTCAGCAATGCTGCGATCGCCATCCCAATTGTCCATGCGGAAGTTGATTTTTTTCGTCCCATGTTTTGTGGTGATCAAGAACTGATTTATCTGACACCAACCTTGATTTCAGATCAAGAATTTAGGATTGATTACCAAGTTTTTGCTGATGGTTCCAGCGATCGCCCCTTAAGCCAAGCCCACACTCGTCACGTTTGTATAAATCCAGCGATCAGGAAGCGGGAAAATTTACCAGAAATGATGCGGCAATGGCTTAAGCAGTGGAGTGATTCTGAAGCCAATTAA
- a CDS encoding 2-succinylbenzoate--CoA ligase, with the protein MEQPLASDPFSEPFLLLEHSPLLEYLEARSQTNWLIGINQQKLTHLVQHLFQELAQFIYQGITPKIFLAERSPEQFLAGFIAACAAQCPVFLCNPHWVEAEWQQVLDLVTPDLIWGDRNCLALPSNLCDPPILASEQVPPRIGGLGGPDADQQGWIMIPTGGSSGRIRFAIHTWSTLMASVRGCQQYFQVEQINSYCVLPIYHVSGLMQFLRSFASGGQLVVQPFKQLEAGEFSPVDPAQFFISLVPTQLQRLLEQRELTPWLAQFHTVLLGGSPAWSALLETARRDRIRLAPTYGMTETASQIATLYPEDFLAGHQNSGRVLPHGQISIHSESGKLLPPDQVGQIRIQAESLTLGYYPQLFEQPQFQPDDLGYFNEQGYLHVVGRSSHKIITGGENVFPTEVEAAIRATNLVQDVCVIGIPDVHWGQVVTALYVSQNQTALTNLIAHLQTRLSKFKQPKYWIPVEELPRNSQSKINYEQTHAIALNWLQNHSTA; encoded by the coding sequence ATGGAACAGCCTTTAGCGTCTGATCCTTTTTCAGAACCTTTTCTGCTTTTAGAGCACTCTCCACTTTTAGAGTATTTAGAGGCGCGATCGCAAACTAATTGGTTGATTGGCATTAATCAGCAAAAACTCACTCATTTAGTCCAACATTTATTTCAAGAACTGGCTCAATTTATTTACCAAGGAATCACTCCAAAAATCTTTTTAGCTGAGCGATCGCCGGAGCAATTTCTGGCAGGATTTATTGCAGCTTGTGCCGCCCAATGTCCTGTGTTTTTGTGTAATCCCCATTGGGTAGAGGCGGAGTGGCAGCAAGTCTTAGATTTGGTAACACCCGATTTGATTTGGGGCGATCGCAACTGTTTAGCTTTGCCATCTAATCTTTGTGACCCCCCTATACTAGCCTCCGAGCAAGTTCCCCCCAGAATTGGGGGGCTAGGGGGGCCAGATGCGGATCAGCAAGGTTGGATCATGATTCCCACAGGGGGTTCATCGGGGCGAATTCGCTTTGCCATCCACACTTGGTCAACGCTGATGGCCTCAGTGCGGGGATGTCAGCAATATTTTCAAGTAGAGCAAATTAACTCTTACTGTGTCTTGCCGATTTACCATGTCAGCGGCCTGATGCAATTTTTGCGCTCTTTTGCGTCTGGTGGGCAATTAGTAGTACAGCCATTCAAGCAACTAGAGGCCGGGGAATTCAGTCCTGTTGATCCAGCCCAGTTTTTCATTTCTTTGGTGCCGACTCAGTTACAGCGCCTTCTAGAGCAGCGAGAATTAACACCTTGGCTAGCTCAGTTCCACACGGTTTTACTAGGGGGGTCTCCTGCTTGGAGTGCTTTACTGGAAACCGCCAGACGCGATCGCATTCGCTTAGCCCCAACTTACGGCATGACCGAAACCGCCTCCCAAATCGCCACGCTCTACCCAGAGGATTTTCTGGCAGGTCATCAAAATAGTGGGCGAGTTTTACCGCACGGTCAAATCAGCATCCACAGCGAGTCTGGGAAGTTATTGCCACCGGATCAGGTCGGTCAAATCCGGATTCAAGCTGAGTCATTGACTCTGGGCTATTATCCCCAACTATTCGAGCAACCGCAGTTTCAACCCGATGACTTGGGTTATTTCAACGAGCAAGGCTATTTACATGTGGTAGGTCGCAGCAGCCATAAAATTATTACGGGGGGCGAAAATGTCTTTCCCACAGAAGTGGAAGCAGCCATTCGAGCGACTAACTTAGTCCAGGATGTTTGTGTAATTGGTATTCCAGATGTTCACTGGGGACAAGTAGTAACTGCCCTTTATGTCTCTCAAAATCAAACCGCTCTAACTAATTTAATTGCTCATTTACAAACCCGTTTAAGCAAATTTAAGCAGCCTAAATATTGGATTCCAGTTGAAGAGTTGCCCCGCAACTCTCAAAGCAAAATTAATTACGAGCAAACCCACGCGATTGCCCTTAATTGGCTTCAGAATCACTCCACTGCTTAA
- a CDS encoding o-succinylbenzoate synthase, which translates to MMVTQAQSCVLEFRPYRRSFRQPLQTSHGLWNLREGILLRLTDSIGKIGFGEIAPIPWFGSETFEQALAFCQQLPSEITATHISAIPAALPACQFGFESAWLMLNDTSKFKIQNSKFKSAYSALLPTGVDALEAWQSLWQQGFRTFKWKIGVAPLSTELDALQALCQVLPTAAKLRLDANGGLTPETAIAYLQVCDELGIEFLEQPLPVSQFQTMLKLSQQHSTPLALDESVATLAQLQTCYEQGWRGIFVIKPAIAGFPSQLRKFCQTHPIDAVFSSVFETAIGRTTGLSLAAELTLGDRAVGFGINHWFNDSWEQLSDFEQLWNSL; encoded by the coding sequence ATGATGGTCACGCAAGCTCAATCCTGTGTTTTAGAATTTCGTCCCTATCGCCGCTCCTTTCGCCAACCATTACAAACAAGTCACGGTTTATGGAACTTACGAGAAGGAATTCTCCTGCGCTTGACCGATTCAATCGGCAAAATCGGCTTTGGAGAAATTGCACCAATTCCTTGGTTTGGTTCCGAAACCTTTGAGCAAGCGCTAGCTTTTTGTCAGCAACTTCCTTCCGAAATCACTGCTACTCACATTTCAGCTATTCCAGCCGCATTACCAGCTTGTCAATTTGGCTTCGAGTCTGCTTGGTTAATGCTAAATGACACATCTAAATTCAAAATTCAAAATTCAAAATTCAAAAGTGCCTACAGTGCTTTGCTGCCTACAGGGGTAGATGCTTTGGAAGCTTGGCAATCGCTTTGGCAGCAGGGGTTTCGCACTTTCAAATGGAAAATTGGAGTCGCTCCCTTATCCACCGAACTAGACGCATTACAAGCTTTATGCCAAGTTCTGCCAACTGCCGCCAAGTTGCGACTGGATGCAAATGGAGGCTTAACCCCAGAAACCGCGATCGCCTACTTGCAAGTTTGCGATGAATTGGGTATCGAATTTTTAGAGCAACCGCTTCCCGTAAGCCAGTTTCAGACAATGTTGAAGTTGAGCCAACAGCACTCCACTCCCTTAGCTTTGGATGAATCGGTTGCCACCTTAGCCCAGTTGCAAACTTGCTACGAACAAGGCTGGCGAGGCATTTTTGTGATTAAGCCTGCGATCGCGGGATTTCCTTCCCAGTTGCGAAAATTTTGTCAGACTCACCCAATTGATGCGGTTTTTTCCTCAGTCTTTGAAACAGCCATTGGCCGAACCACAGGTCTAAGCTTGGCAGCAGAACTTACCCTAGGCGATCGCGCCGTTGGGTTTGGCATCAATCATTGGTTTAACGATAGCTGGGAACAACTTTCGGATTTTGAGCAGCTATGGAACAGCCTTTAG
- the menA gene encoding 2-carboxy-1,4-naphthoquinone phytyltransferase has protein sequence MTTKSIAPSSSNHKLWLAAIKPPMYSVAVMPVWIGTAIAFAETKIIHTAIFATFLLASIFILAWMNLSNDVFDSETGIDTNKHHSLVNLTGNKALIYWIGNSFLALGTLGILAIAWWQQDLTILAIVLLGCILGYSYQGPPFRLGYQGVGEIICFICFGPLAVSAAYYSQTQTWSSTSLVASIIIGITTSLILFCSHFHQVKDDLAAGKRSPIVRLGTARGAQLIPWFCGITYALTLVFVLLDQFPTKTLLIFVSLPFAIKLSRHVQRYHNQPEQVSNSKFIAVALHFWSSLLLGLGFVL, from the coding sequence ATGACTACTAAATCTATTGCGCCATCAAGTTCAAACCATAAGTTATGGCTAGCAGCAATCAAACCGCCTATGTATAGCGTTGCTGTTATGCCAGTTTGGATTGGCACTGCCATTGCCTTTGCCGAAACCAAAATCATTCATACTGCTATATTTGCTACTTTTTTGCTGGCATCAATTTTTATTTTGGCCTGGATGAACCTGAGCAATGATGTTTTTGACTCAGAAACAGGGATTGATACCAATAAACATCATTCTTTGGTAAACCTAACGGGTAATAAAGCCTTAATTTATTGGATAGGAAATTCCTTTTTAGCTCTAGGAACTTTAGGAATTCTAGCGATCGCCTGGTGGCAGCAAGATCTTACTATTTTGGCTATTGTTTTACTGGGTTGCATCCTAGGATATAGCTACCAAGGGCCACCCTTTCGCTTGGGCTATCAGGGTGTCGGCGAAATTATCTGCTTTATTTGCTTTGGGCCGCTAGCTGTTTCCGCTGCTTACTACAGCCAAACCCAAACTTGGTCATCTACGAGCTTAGTAGCATCAATCATTATCGGTATTACGACTAGCTTGATTTTATTTTGCTCGCATTTTCATCAAGTAAAAGATGATTTGGCTGCAGGTAAGCGATCGCCCATTGTGCGTTTAGGTACTGCTAGAGGGGCGCAATTAATTCCTTGGTTTTGTGGCATCACTTACGCCCTAACCTTAGTATTTGTACTTTTAGATCAGTTTCCTACCAAGACTTTGCTCATTTTTGTGAGTCTACCTTTTGCCATCAAATTGTCTCGACATGTACAGAGATACCACAATCAACCAGAGCAGGTAAGTAACAGCAAATTCATTGCTGTAGCTCTCCATTTTTGGAGCAGTTTGTTGTTGGGACTAGGCTTTGTGTTGTAG
- a CDS encoding sodium:proton antiporter, producing MDTYILSLLVIGLLLLLITLGSGWINRLPLSYSLIYLAVGVLLGPGGINLVSLRPDANFLERVTEFVVLISLYSCGLKMNRPLKLWAWSSTARLIGFLMPICIGGIALIGHWFLDLNWGEAILLGAILAPTDPVLASEVQLADREDRNELRFGLTSEGGLNDALAFPFVYFGLHWIEDNNWENWFRNWVAVDLLWAIAAGLVMGIVTARVVAWIDQKIQHLRHVDELFEDFTALSTILLAYSVTELVNGYGFLAVFVAGLTAQRSYQNQEKPLSQLRFIERLEKLAEVGVILVLGSLLRIEPILRFMDEAFLVAGALIFVIRPVGAWISTIGEKYTSLVPKGSRRNFRERFRPTTRWLLGWFGIRGVGSLYYLSYAFGKGLEGETGEMIGWITYLTVVISVLVHGISSTPLMRWHDQSISDILEDEEMASSSSSK from the coding sequence GTGGATACCTATATTCTTAGTCTTTTGGTCATTGGCTTACTCCTGCTATTGATCACCTTAGGATCAGGCTGGATTAACCGTTTGCCCCTCTCCTACTCCCTGATTTACTTAGCCGTCGGTGTTTTGCTAGGACCTGGGGGTATCAACTTAGTCTCGCTGCGACCTGATGCCAATTTTTTGGAGCGAGTAACTGAGTTTGTGGTGCTGATCTCACTCTACAGTTGCGGCTTAAAGATGAATCGCCCACTTAAGCTGTGGGCCTGGAGTTCTACGGCGCGGCTGATTGGCTTTTTGATGCCCATTTGTATTGGTGGAATCGCCCTGATTGGTCATTGGTTTTTAGACCTCAACTGGGGAGAAGCCATTCTACTGGGTGCCATCCTAGCTCCTACGGACCCTGTACTCGCCTCAGAAGTGCAACTAGCTGACCGGGAAGACCGCAACGAGCTGCGCTTCGGTTTAACTTCTGAAGGGGGCTTAAACGATGCTCTAGCCTTCCCTTTTGTGTATTTTGGCCTCCACTGGATTGAGGACAACAACTGGGAGAACTGGTTCAGAAATTGGGTCGCGGTTGATCTGCTATGGGCGATCGCCGCAGGACTGGTGATGGGAATTGTAACTGCCAGAGTCGTCGCTTGGATCGACCAGAAAATTCAGCATCTGCGCCACGTAGACGAGCTTTTTGAAGACTTCACGGCCCTCAGTACCATTCTTCTGGCTTACTCGGTCACAGAACTTGTCAACGGCTACGGATTTCTCGCAGTGTTTGTAGCTGGTTTGACTGCCCAGCGCAGCTATCAGAATCAAGAGAAGCCACTTTCCCAGCTCCGTTTTATCGAGCGTCTGGAGAAATTGGCAGAAGTCGGCGTGATTCTTGTGCTGGGGTCACTGCTGCGTATAGAGCCGATTCTGCGCTTTATGGATGAAGCCTTTTTAGTGGCAGGAGCGTTAATTTTTGTCATCCGCCCCGTTGGAGCCTGGATTAGCACAATCGGGGAAAAGTACACAAGTTTAGTACCTAAAGGTTCGAGACGAAATTTCCGTGAGCGCTTTCGTCCTACCACCCGGTGGCTGTTAGGTTGGTTTGGGATTCGAGGAGTTGGCTCCTTGTATTACCTCTCCTACGCCTTTGGTAAGGGCTTGGAAGGCGAAACAGGTGAAATGATTGGTTGGATTACTTACTTAACCGTGGTGATTTCTGTACTGGTACATGGCATCAGCTCAACTCCATTGATGAGGTGGCACGACCAGAGCATCAGCGACATCTTGGAAGACGAAGAAATGGCTTCCTCATCTTCCAGCAAATAA